From a single Eleginops maclovinus isolate JMC-PN-2008 ecotype Puerto Natales chromosome 2, JC_Emac_rtc_rv5, whole genome shotgun sequence genomic region:
- the usb1 gene encoding U6 snRNA phosphodiesterase 1 isoform X2, whose translation MLVGYSSSSEEESEEASATDENRSFSRKCQEEEEGNHGSPARKKHKIEEQAPKTRLPLPVCLLAMFPDEVAAETEDSSLHGGRIRSFKHERGNWASYVYLPYHPEEDFRELLDELLLFANAHGAVLTPQEEFHLSLSQTVVLRHHWIQPFTQSLKAGLMHSKRTFLGMEVCTGHAQLLDLVHDVDKTMTEFHLDTFYKDPSFHVSLAWCAGDVTGQMKEECIQGMQSLVDNHEEGPFVLQLDCEELRCRTGNKTFRFPLKP comes from the exons ATGTTGGTCGGCTACAGCAGCAGCTCGGAGGAGGAAAGTGAGGAGGCATCGGCGACTGATGAAAACAGAAGTTTTTCTCGAAAGTgtcaagaggaagaggagggtaaCCATGGCAGCCCAGCgaggaagaaacacaaaatTGAAGAACAGGCTCCTAAAACAag GCTGcctcttcctgtctgcctgtTGGCCATGTTTCCAGATGAAGTGGCCGCAGAGACTGAAGACAGCTCTCTTCATGGTGGACGCATCCGCTCCTTCAAACATGAGAGAGGCAACTGGGCCAGCTACGTTTATTTACCAT ACCATCCCGAGGAAGATTTCAGGGAGTTGTTGGATGAGCTGCTCTTGTTTGCCAATGCCCATGGTGCAGTTTTGACCCCGCAGGAGGAGTTTCACCTCAGCTTGTCTCAGACGGTGGTGCTCAGACACCACTGGATCCAACCCTTCACCCAAAGCCTGAAGGCAGGTCTGATGCACTCTAAGAG GACGTTTCTAGGGATGGAGGTGTGTACTGGGCATGCTCAGCTGCTGGACCTGGTCCATGATGTGGACAAAACGATGACGGAGTTTCACCTGGACACTTTTTATAAG gatCCTTCTTTCCACGTGAGTCTGGCCTGGTGTGCTGGAGACGTGACGGGACAGATGAAGGAGGAGTGCATTCAGGGGATGCAG AGTCTGGTTGATAACCATGAAGAAGGACCCTTTGTGCTGCAGTTGGACTGCGAGGAGCTGCGCTGCagaacaggaaataaaacctTCCGCTTCCCTCTGAAGCCCTGA
- the usb1 gene encoding U6 snRNA phosphodiesterase 1 isoform X1 encodes MLVGYSSSSEEESEEASATDENRSFSRKCQEEEEGNHGSPARKKHKIEEQAPKTRLPLPVCLLAMFPDEVAAETEDSSLHGGRIRSFKHERGNWASYVYLPYHPEEDFRELLDELLLFANAHGAVLTPQEEFHLSLSQTVVLRHHWIQPFTQSLKAGLMHSKRFLCTAGRLRVYCNAERTRTFLGMEVCTGHAQLLDLVHDVDKTMTEFHLDTFYKDPSFHVSLAWCAGDVTGQMKEECIQGMQSLVDNHEEGPFVLQLDCEELRCRTGNKTFRFPLKP; translated from the exons ATGTTGGTCGGCTACAGCAGCAGCTCGGAGGAGGAAAGTGAGGAGGCATCGGCGACTGATGAAAACAGAAGTTTTTCTCGAAAGTgtcaagaggaagaggagggtaaCCATGGCAGCCCAGCgaggaagaaacacaaaatTGAAGAACAGGCTCCTAAAACAag GCTGcctcttcctgtctgcctgtTGGCCATGTTTCCAGATGAAGTGGCCGCAGAGACTGAAGACAGCTCTCTTCATGGTGGACGCATCCGCTCCTTCAAACATGAGAGAGGCAACTGGGCCAGCTACGTTTATTTACCAT ACCATCCCGAGGAAGATTTCAGGGAGTTGTTGGATGAGCTGCTCTTGTTTGCCAATGCCCATGGTGCAGTTTTGACCCCGCAGGAGGAGTTTCACCTCAGCTTGTCTCAGACGGTGGTGCTCAGACACCACTGGATCCAACCCTTCACCCAAAGCCTGAAGGCAGGTCTGATGCACTCTAAGAG GTTTCTGTGCACAGCAGGGAGACTGAGGGTCTACTGTAACGCTGAGAGGACCAG GACGTTTCTAGGGATGGAGGTGTGTACTGGGCATGCTCAGCTGCTGGACCTGGTCCATGATGTGGACAAAACGATGACGGAGTTTCACCTGGACACTTTTTATAAG gatCCTTCTTTCCACGTGAGTCTGGCCTGGTGTGCTGGAGACGTGACGGGACAGATGAAGGAGGAGTGCATTCAGGGGATGCAG AGTCTGGTTGATAACCATGAAGAAGGACCCTTTGTGCTGCAGTTGGACTGCGAGGAGCTGCGCTGCagaacaggaaataaaacctTCCGCTTCCCTCTGAAGCCCTGA
- the znf319b gene encoding zinc finger protein 319 — translation MLFGYQLNATNEAKVGGLLPSLHTRSPLLCTVPLGEMDWATPAAKLNPYSRARMPEAWQQHAVAPPPVVHTIPPSAENALGCAVYGIVLQQDATSLQQQQQQQQQQTQHGQHSTHSQPHNNSQQLGGGQLSQQQHPAQAQQSSLQVAAEVGHKCGACGHDISHLANPHEHQCMVNQDRSFQCTQCLKIFHQATDLLEHQCVQVEQKPFVCGVCKMGFSLLTSLAQHHTSHNSTNPMKCSICEKTYRPGSSGNTTPTSNTPQQPSSDGASASSSSSILPFPSARDRPYKCSVCQKGFKHLSELTRHERVHTGEKPFKCDTCDKSFSQSSHLQHHQRTHSSERPFKCAVCEKSFKHRSHLVRHMYVHSGEHLFKCNLCELHFKESSELLHHPCHPQGSRPFRCATCGKGFKRPSDLRQHERTHSEERPFHCEECQMSFKQQYALVRHRRTHKDTTDRPFKCNLCDKGFMQPSHLLYHQHVHGMDNLFKCASCQKEFSQSGELLRHKCGESSNNSPDKPYKCDVCGKGYKKSSTLQRHQSSHCQEKPLKCSLCDRRFLSSSEFVQHRCDPSREKPLKCPECEKRFKYSSDLNRHRRVHTGEKPYKCGHCNKGFKQREHLTKHTSTHSREGQFKCVWCGERFSDLGSLQDHTVQHTADGGGYPVPQCL, via the exons ATGTTATTTGG TTACCAGTTGAATGCCACAAATGAAGCAAAAGTAGGAGGTTTACTTCCATCCCTCCACACCCGATCTCCACTCCTCTGCACAGTTCCACTTGGTGAAATGGA TTGGGCCACACCAgctgccaaactgaatccctACTCTCGAGCCCGCATGCCCGAGGCCTGGCAGCAGCATGCAGTCGCTCCACCTCCAGTCGTCCACACCATACCTCCATCTGCTGAGAACGCATTGGGCTGTGCAGTGTATGGCATCGTATTACAGCAGGATGCTACGtctttacagcagcagcagcagcagcagcagcagcagacccagCATGGACAGCACAGCACTCACAGCCAACCACATAACAACAGTCAGCAGCTTGGAGGGGGGCAGCTCAGTCAGCAGCAGCACCCCGCCCAGGCCCAGCAGAGCTCCCTGCAGGTAGCAGCGGAAGTAGGACACAAGTGTGGGGCCTGTGGACATGATATCTCCCACCTGGCCAACCCACACGAGCACCAGTGCATGGTGAATCAGGACAGGTCATTCCAATGCACCCAGTGCTTGAAGATTTTCCACCAGGCAACAGACTTGCTAGAGCATCAGTGTGTTCAGGTGGAGCAGAAGCCGTTTGTGTGTGGAGTTTGTAAGATGGGCTTCTCTCTACTCACCTCTTTAGCCCAGCACCATACGTCCCACAACAGCACCAACCCAATGAAGTGTTCAATATGTGAGAAAACCTACCGACCCGGTTCTTCTGGCAACACCACGCCCACCTCAAATACTCCCCAGCAGCCCAGCAGCGACGGGGCGTCGGCAAGCAGCAGCTCATCCATTCTACCATTTCCCTCAGCACGAGACCGGCCGTACAAATGCTCCGTTTGCCAGAAGGGCTTCAAACACCTGTCGGAACTCACGCGGCATGAGAGGGTGCACACAGGCGAGAAACCCTTCAAATGTGACACATGCGACAAGTCCTTCAGCCAGTCGTCCCATCTCCAGCACCACCAGCGGACACACAGCAGCGAACGGCCGTTCAAGTGCGCTGTTTGTGAGAAGAGTTTCAAGCACCGCTCTCACCTCGTGCGCCACATGTACGTGCATTCGGGTGAGCACTTATTCAAATGCAACTTATGCGAGCTGCACTTTAAAGAGTCGTCGGAGCTTCTCCACCACCCCTGCCATCCCCAGGGTTCCAGGCCATTCCGCTGCGCCACGTGTGGTAAAGGTTTCAAGCGTCCGTCTGACCTACGGCAGCACGAGCGCACACACTCTGAAGAGCGTCCCTTCCACTGTGAAGAGTGTCAGATGAGCTTCAAGCAGCAGTACGCACTGGTGCGCCACAGACGAACGCACAAAGACACTACGGACCGCCCGTTCAAATGCAACCTGTGTGACAAGGGCTTCATGCAGCCCTCGCACCTCCTCTACCACCAGCACGTCCATGGCATGGACAACCTGTTCAAGTGCGCCTCATGCCAGAAGGAGTTCAGCCAGTCCGGAGAACTGCTCAGACACAAGTGCGGCGAGTCGTCCAACAACTCACCGGACAAGCCGTACAAGTGTGACGTCTGCGGAAAAGGCTACAAGAAGAGTTCTACGTTACAGCGGCATCAGAGCTCTCACTGCCAAGAGAAGCCTCTAAAGTGCTCGCTTTGTGACCGCCGCTTCCTGTCTTCTTCAGAATTTGTCCAGCATCGATGTGACCCGTCTCGAGAAAAGCCGCTGAAGTGCCCTGAATGCGAGAAACGTTTTAAATACTCCTCAGACCTGAACAGACACCGGCGCGTGCATACAGGGGAGAAACCATACAAATGCGGCCACTGCAACAAGGGCTTCAAACAACGTGAGCACTTGACCAAACACACGAGCACACACTCCAGAGAAGGccagtttaaatgtgtttggtgTGGGGAGCGTTTCAGTGACTTGGGCTCCTTGCAGGATCACACAGTGCAGCACACAGCCGATGGTGGGGGTTACCCAGTGCCCCAGTGCTTATAA